One Pirellulales bacterium genomic region harbors:
- a CDS encoding glycosyl hydrolase family 28 protein: protein MERNVWIAATAVFLCIAGTALAATTPPVQLPAAPPLPTIGSTVYNVTLTNPLIDGGAVASTGASGSTNAGVINAFISYASAHGGGTVEIPGPMTGTSTFKSNVITMQNSVNLQIDPNAILQANTAGATLITTPSSGTFTNMEISGGGIIDGHATAATSNNLVTLQKVTNLEITNVTIENSGHEHLVPEKDTNVTINNVNINDDLALTSSTGKTYLSNTDGIDYSGSNFRIQGCNIADGDDDIVAKPASTACNNIVIYNCNIYNGHGISVGGGTAAGVSNMIVANCTFNPSNMSDTNQNGKNSITYGLRMKAEDGNDPNQTQSGDVGGVLQNVKYINISMTGVKNPIAIESYYDGGDTFADSPNDTAFYTYGGTPSTPLPPTAFSGTTPQWDNISYENVTATGATSTVLINGLNASANPTATPYANAINGLAFSKVNITGSLQMDLWYGANVDVNGLTINGATKSLYDLTNQAPGTVGLVVGDFNRDGHVDAADLQAMMLALTNLTSYRQTYFPLEVSSQYDALFGDQMEVIGDLNNDFVFSSADLQVFLKLLSQSGGFGSTASVPEPASVVLLAVGLCLLTSIRMRQRVTVRSG, encoded by the coding sequence TTGGAACGTAATGTCTGGATTGCGGCCACTGCTGTTTTTTTGTGCATCGCCGGCACTGCGCTGGCGGCGACAACGCCGCCGGTCCAACTACCAGCGGCTCCTCCTTTGCCGACCATTGGTTCCACCGTTTATAACGTCACCCTCACTAATCCGCTTATCGACGGCGGCGCTGTGGCTAGTACCGGCGCTTCCGGTTCCACGAATGCTGGCGTCATCAATGCCTTCATCAGCTACGCTTCAGCGCATGGTGGGGGCACGGTTGAAATTCCCGGCCCAATGACGGGAACGTCCACTTTCAAATCGAATGTGATCACTATGCAAAACAGCGTGAACTTGCAAATCGACCCCAATGCAATCCTGCAAGCCAACACCGCTGGCGCAACATTAATCACTACGCCTTCGTCCGGAACTTTCACCAACATGGAAATTAGCGGCGGCGGCATTATCGACGGTCACGCCACTGCCGCCACCAGCAACAATCTGGTGACGCTCCAAAAAGTAACCAATTTGGAAATTACCAACGTCACGATCGAAAACTCCGGTCATGAGCATCTCGTGCCGGAAAAAGACACCAATGTCACAATCAATAACGTCAACATCAATGACGATCTCGCCCTCACCAGTAGTACGGGCAAAACGTATCTGTCCAATACCGACGGCATTGATTATTCAGGCAGCAATTTCCGCATCCAAGGCTGCAATATTGCTGATGGTGATGACGACATTGTCGCCAAGCCGGCCAGCACCGCGTGCAATAACATCGTTATTTACAATTGCAATATCTATAACGGGCACGGCATTTCGGTCGGGGGCGGCACGGCGGCCGGCGTCTCGAATATGATCGTGGCTAACTGTACATTCAACCCTAGCAACATGAGTGATACCAACCAAAACGGTAAGAACAGTATTACCTACGGGTTGCGAATGAAGGCTGAGGACGGGAACGATCCGAACCAAACCCAATCGGGCGATGTCGGCGGGGTGCTGCAGAATGTGAAGTACATCAACATCTCCATGACGGGCGTGAAAAACCCCATTGCCATCGAAAGTTATTATGATGGGGGAGATACGTTCGCCGATTCCCCCAACGACACCGCCTTTTATACCTATGGCGGAACGCCGTCCACTCCCTTGCCGCCCACCGCTTTCAGCGGAACCACGCCCCAGTGGGATAACATTTCCTACGAAAACGTAACCGCCACGGGAGCAACTTCTACCGTATTGATTAACGGGCTCAACGCCTCGGCCAATCCCACCGCCACGCCTTATGCCAATGCCATCAATGGGCTGGCGTTCAGCAAAGTAAATATCACCGGATCTTTGCAGATGGATTTATGGTACGGAGCCAATGTCGATGTCAACGGACTTACGATCAACGGCGCAACGAAAAGTCTTTACGACCTCACCAACCAAGCGCCGGGTACGGTGGGGCTCGTGGTCGGCGATTTCAACCGTGATGGCCACGTCGATGCCGCCGACCTGCAAGCGATGATGCTGGCGCTAACCAATTTAACCAGCTACCGGCAAACTTATTTTCCTCTGGAAGTTAGCTCGCAGTACGACGCATTATTCGGCGATCAAATGGAAGTCATCGGCGATTTGAACAACGACTTTGTTTTCAGCAGCGCTGATCTGCAGGTTTTTTTAAAGTTACTCTCCCAGAGCGGCGGCTTCGGATCAACTGCCAGCGTGCCCGAGCCGGCGTCGGTGGTCCTATTAGCAGTTGGGCTTTGCTTGCTGACGTCGATTCGCATGCGTCAGCGCGTTACCGTTCGGAGCGGGTGA
- a CDS encoding dockerin type I domain-containing protein: MVQPSQGAFTYDEGDNTSWWYDNVNWSSDTLPNTGTGAAMNSATEVDNGYGVNQTTGVGDGVVFDPTNDPNYLANAGTPPYVTPYQLGRFYLGNQPSGANPPANYNTLTVKSGELDLASQMRIARTDLSSMSETVTGTIVQTGGTVNLQDTNNDAYLSLGDTTHTLGIYNYSGGTLLFQTPSTSTSSSPGVRLGNVLTATGKFIDRNTGAAGAIQLANMYVGYNGIGILEYHYGLDQSSHGDVRPIQIVGTPFTGESSNGQLALRNGVSDGMTPLTQASELSLVLDAAPTVVGGIPQSLGLVSFVSGASGIKGLSTNPKIFYATDGITPYIQGSTISATFGGNTYDWTISYSGSITYSNAATSAISMISGNGGTDIVLIGESVASNILLGDMNFDGHVDAKDIAALEAALTNPSGYLSTDFGYGTPASHGVTTSNMGQYADVSGNGKFDNADLQALLKYLKGGHGSLSSVVPEPASIILAGIGFALVGCTWRRRRTAV, from the coding sequence ATGGTTCAGCCGTCTCAAGGCGCATTTACTTACGACGAAGGCGATAACACAAGTTGGTGGTATGATAACGTGAATTGGAGCAGCGACACGCTCCCGAATACGGGAACTGGCGCCGCCATGAACTCAGCTACGGAGGTCGACAATGGTTACGGCGTAAACCAGACCACTGGGGTCGGCGATGGCGTAGTATTCGATCCGACGAATGATCCCAATTACCTGGCTAATGCGGGGACTCCTCCATACGTAACCCCGTATCAATTGGGCAGATTTTATTTAGGCAACCAGCCCTCCGGCGCCAACCCACCCGCCAATTACAACACGCTCACCGTCAAAAGCGGTGAGTTGGATCTTGCCAGCCAGATGCGAATCGCTCGCACCGATCTTTCAAGCATGAGTGAAACTGTAACCGGGACGATTGTCCAGACCGGTGGTACCGTCAACCTGCAAGATACCAATAACGACGCTTATTTAAGTCTGGGAGATACAACGCATACCTTGGGTATTTATAACTATTCGGGGGGAACCCTACTCTTTCAAACACCGTCAACGTCAACCAGTTCCAGCCCGGGGGTTCGGCTGGGCAACGTGCTTACTGCCACCGGCAAGTTCATCGATCGGAACACGGGCGCCGCTGGCGCCATTCAGTTGGCGAATATGTATGTCGGTTATAACGGCATTGGAATTCTGGAATATCACTACGGATTGGATCAGAGCAGCCACGGCGATGTTCGGCCCATTCAAATTGTCGGCACTCCGTTTACGGGTGAATCGTCGAACGGACAGCTAGCGCTTCGAAACGGCGTGAGCGACGGCATGACTCCTTTGACACAAGCGTCCGAGTTAAGTTTAGTGTTGGATGCGGCTCCGACCGTGGTGGGCGGCATACCTCAAAGTCTCGGATTAGTGAGCTTCGTATCCGGGGCTAGCGGGATTAAGGGGTTGAGCACGAATCCGAAGATTTTCTACGCGACGGACGGCATTACACCCTACATTCAGGGTTCCACGATCTCGGCCACCTTCGGCGGCAACACTTACGATTGGACGATTTCTTACTCCGGCTCGATCACCTACAGCAATGCCGCCACCTCTGCCATCAGCATGATTTCGGGAAACGGGGGGACGGACATAGTTTTGATCGGAGAGAGCGTTGCGTCAAACATTCTGTTGGGAGATATGAATTTTGACGGACATGTGGATGCGAAAGATATTGCCGCATTGGAAGCCGCCTTGACGAATCCTAGCGGCTATTTGTCGACCGATTTTGGCTATGGCACCCCCGCCTCGCACGGTGTCACGACAAGTAATATGGGCCAATATGCAGACGTGAGCGGCAACGGAAAATTCGACAATGCTGACCTGCAGGCCTTACTGAAATACCTCAAGGGTGGCCATGGAAGTCTCTCCTCGGTCGTGCCAGAACCGGCCAGCATTATATTGGCTGGAATAGGCTTCGCGCTCGTCGGCTGCACATGGCGGCGCCGCCGCACAGCCGTTTAA